The segment TGGACTTTGAAGTTTGAACAGTATTAATTTTGTCTGTAGGCGATAGCACAACAAAGTAGTAAATAATGACAATACGCACAattaaaatagacaaaaaaataaatacacatttgacTACATAGCCCACGTATTTAAGGTAGAAGCACAAATGtcaaggaaaaatgaccaaatcaacaaaatcaaaaaccaGGCAGACAAAACGCTCTGCATCCGAAATGCTCCTGATGTGGTGTGGCACAGTGCGGAGGTCGAAATAAAATCTTGGTGCAGCTGCCCCCAGTGGAAATGTAttgtaaaaataacaattagtgaaattaatctgcagatgctccagttcAAAATGAGCCCAAACTTTTGTATGGATATCAGTTTTGAGCTGTGCAAATGAAGAGTGAGTCAGCAGTCAAAGACAGtattaaacagatttttttaacagttgTAAATCACAGCAACCACGAGATGTCATTGaccatacagtcataaatgtgcacacaagatattaggctgattggtccaataGTTTGACGGATATGCTGTGAACAgatagatacacacactcacacacaaccaAATGCATGTCGTACGTTGTAAGTTTCCGCaggacaaataaatgattgattgaaagacaggattttgtttgtggtgctcatTATGTACATAAAATAAAGCATGACAGTTTCTTGGGAACCATTTCTTCAGTAGAAATCAGTTCCTTGTTGAGAAACAGGGATGTTGCgatttaacttttttaaatgcatattttcATTGCTGGGACGATCACAAGTTGCCTCCATTGTAATGAGGTGATTGCAAAAATGTCAGACGGATATCTCAAATTCAAATGTCTGCTTGATTAGATACGAGAGGCAAGGTGAAATGCTTTTTGTAATTTGGGAGAACTGACCTTCAAAAGGTTTCTTCTTTGAAAAAATGTCTAAATTATAAATTAACTATTTATTATTTCCCGGACCACCTGTGTCTTGTCTAAGTAGTGTGACATGTGAGTCTTTATATAAAAGCAGAAGTCAATAAAGTGTCTAAAAACAGATCGACTCAATTTGCTTTATTTCCTCATTTTACCAGCATAAACTCATTTCCtcatatgaggaaaaaaaacacacgcaAGAACAACTCGAAAATGAGTCTCAACAGCGTAACCCCCGCTGGGAGTCGACGACAAGAAGCTCCCAACCATCTCCGTGGGATGTTCAGTGATCCAAGCCAATCAGAGACCACCCGGAGGTTCCATTACAGTGCACCGTGGGATACTCGCTCCACCCCGGGATGGGAATCGTTTATGggcatgtgaatgtgtgtgattgAGTAAAAGTGTATGTGAGATCGGCACTGTGTAGGCATGTAACTGTGTGAGTATAACAGGCAGGGACACTGGCCAGTATGTGGGAGAGTGTTAGCTTTTTTCCATCTATAAATACACTCGGTGTGAAGTTTCGATGTGAgtaaaatgtggaaaaacaatCACTCCAATGTATCTCAGTCAAACAACTCTAAAATCTGCAGTTCTGCAAATAACTACCtgaggtatatatatatacacatggcATAACACTTCTTAGATCACATAGTAAAATTAGCAGAGGTATTTAACACAAGTTTGTGCAGTGTAAAATAACAGTACAGATTGCCATATCCTTGGGACTTGAAAGCAATAGACCTTCAGGGAATTGTGTCACTTTCTTGCTGAGCATTCCATAAGATGATCAACACCACTTCCTTCCACTGAATATTAAAGATATGCAGAAActtctggaaaaaaacaatatatagacTCATAATGAAGTCATACCTCAAACATCCTTTATGACCCACCAgaagtgtgtggctgtgtatttatctgcagagactccgcCCTCTGCCGgtattttctctttgtttgtgaTGGAGATGCTTGTGGGCGTGTCAGGTGAGGTCGGAGCAGATGGCAGACTGTATGCAGCAGGCATTGAAAAAAACGCAAACATAGCAAGCGAAATGGCGAACGAGAGCGAATCTGGGGTTGGCCTTGTACTTTCCAATTCACGGGCGAGGGTGTTTACCGACAGCAACAGACCGTACTTCATAGCATACCTTTAAGCTAAAGCCAGCAGCTAGTTGCACTATAAAAAAGACGGACACTGCTGCTGAGCCTGTTCAAAATCAGCTTGTCTTTTCAGTGTTGCCCAACTtcgtattttgtttttactttgctctgctctAGTCTTAAAAACCCAGCAAAACCAGAATGTTGGCATAgctacacatcagtgtggacttaaaatggcGTTATATTCAGGCAGATACATTGGTCTCTAGTGATTGGTGAGGGAAAATCTAACTGTTTATATGTTAaaatgaaagtttattttgtcaGGATGAAACAAATGCGACACCGCGCGGATTTTGTCGTCTTTACAAAGCCAAGCTCTGCGCTGTTTCCAGGCTGAGCTATctagctgctggctgtagcttcatatttagcgaATAGGTGACCTCGTGGCAAGGAAGCATTTCCGAAATGTCAAATTACTGCTTCAAGACATGCTTGCATAGGCAACCTTCATAGCACCTTCATATTTAGGTGAAAAATTGGCTGCACATCACCTACTAATTTGTTCAAGCACAACCTCTGTCAAGCAAATAAAAGCGAATGTAAATGAGATCAGATGTGAAGATGTGACAGCTGCGTTATGATGTGTGTATCAGACAGAGTTGCAGATTTGTTGCAATATTCATTAAAGGCAGTGAGCTGAAAAATATCTGGGTAAAGTTGAGATTTTACAGTCTGCTCAGTCCTCCTTTTTAAGATTATAAGAAATAAAACCATCTCTGCTGTCTTTGTGAGTCAGTTGCTTGTGGTCCCAGCGGCCTTTCGCAGATCAGGCACAGGTTGCAGTAGCGGGGATCGGAGGTGGATGTCCTCAAGCACTCATATTAATATCCTTATCACTGGAATATTTTAGTTGCTTTCCATTCTCACCACACCCCCACACATCCCCCCACTTAAAGAGCCAAAGAGGACCACAATCCAGGAGGACAATGCTGTTTCTGGGAACTGGTAAGAGGTTCTACCACCACTTCTCGAAAAGGATCCTGTCTTTCGGGAGGCCTAAGTCCACAAGGGTTTTTGAAAAAGCTTCGATCATGGGTGGGGGCccacacaggaaacacaaagtCCTCTGTGGATCCACGTGAGCCTGCAATTCCTCTTCTGTGATTCTCCCACCTGGGAAGACACAAGGGGAGTCAATCAATTAACCAAGACTCAGTGGTGTGGCACCTATTCCTTTCTTGTCTCCCATGTGGGGCTTTGATAGAACCTGTTCTATATGACGACAGAGATAAATCAACAAAGACAGACTCTGGTAGAATGTGACAGCCGCTACATCATCCCtgctaaacaaagaaaagaatatgcgtgtaggtgtgtgtgtgtgtgtgtgtgtgtgtgtgtgtgtgtgtatggacaTTACTTACGGTTGATAAATGGCTGGAGGTGTGAGTCGACGTCTGTGCTCTGTTGCGTGACGTGGAGGTCACAGGAAAACTTGTCAGGGAACTCCCGACACGCCTCGATGATGGAGCTCTAGGGAACACAGAAGGTAGGCAGAGTTTCTCGTTACACACTGCGTCACGCCTGCCCATATTTCCCAGACATGCACATGGATATGGCTGAGTGTGCAGCCAGCAGAGCTGTTCAAGGTTAAAAATcagtaaagtttaaaaaaattcatGCATAAATATATTCCAAAAGTCAAAAACAATACAAGAACACACCTTGAAGAGCAGTTCCTGAGTGTTCTTGGCGCTGTAGCAGAGGTGGGCAGAGCCTATGTTGTAGTCCCGCCCACCAGAGGCGTGGTTGAGCTGCAGCAGATCTGTCGTGTGCAACAGGATCGAGAACAGGGGGTTGATCCCGACGCCACCAGCTACCAGCAGCAAATCCACGGAAGGGTCAGAAGGCGATGGGTCGAAGAAGAAGTCCCCGCCGACACGCATGGCCACCTGGGAGCCTACTGTACACTGAGGGGAGGGAGGTAATAAGGAATTAGCAACAGACTGCATTGAGCTGGGTAACTCAGACACTTGGGCTACCAACATTTCTATTTGCTCAGCTGCTGAAACACCTTTTGAAATAAATACCATGAAAAATACAGCATCACTTTAACTACATCGAAGACGAGCCTCGGGAAGCAGACACTTTTAGATcagcatgcatacacacagcaAACCTCAGCTATGCTATGGGTGAAAGTGATTTCACAAGTTGTGCAGAGAAGGTCTTTTGAAGTCAAAAGGAGCAGTAAATACGCCTTCATCTgcttttgcacacacacacgcacacacacaataacgCTCACATTCTTAATCTGCTGTTGTGGTCCCTACACTATTCCTGCCTCACAGAGTGGAGTCGGAACGCAATATCAAACAAATGGATCATCAAACGATCCCAGAGCAGAGAGCTGTAAGTCTCAGAATGCTCAAACACATCCCACTGCTTTCTGATACTTATTTACACAAAGCGTTGTAGCTCAAAGCTATTTATTAGGACCCATcatcaaacacagacactgcaAACAAACACGCAGTACAGAAATGGAAGGGGAAGGTAAGCAGGGAGGAAGCATTGTTCATATTCTGCTGGCACACACTGGATTAGAAAAAAGCTACTTTTGGAGCATGAAATACAACGCTGTGCACCAAGAATGTCACATTTTTTCCATTATATCATcgaataaataaacatgatgaAGCGAGCAGAGACTTAACCAACTTCACaaatctttttatatttttactacctttatttatgtattcacAGTTCACACAACCTTTATTTACCCCGTTGGCCTGCTCCACACACTTACACAACAACTTCTCTTGAGTTTTCAGCCTCACTATCACAATTCTGCGTCACAACTACCACACAGGCAATTTTCAAATTTGCCGACTCACTTTAACGAACCCTTGACAGCAGTTACACATGATTGAAAAACATCAGGGCTGGTGTGGCTAACAGCACCTAACAGAAAATTATGAAACAGATAATGACTTGAGTGGTTAAATGAACTTAACGTTCAATTGGGAGTGTATCACAggtttttaatttaactttatagTACCGGTAAGCGCCCAATGCTTCTGCAGGgctggaaataaataaataaatctgaaaatatCTGACCATTTTCCTTTTCAAGCTTCACTTTTTAGAAGAACCCGTGGCGTGATGTGGCGGCAGTCTCCATTTTCTAACTCTATAACACCCTAACCATTTCTCAACACCCTGATCGCTCCACTCGTTCTCTTTCTgcatctcttttcttttcaccGTCTCCCTCATGCATACACTCGCAATGTAATCTTCCAAACCATTTCACAGCCGTGGGGATGACCAACATTTACTTTTCTAGAATATTCTAACTCACAGGCAGCAATCTTTCCAGGTAACTTTCAGTCATTTCCTGGGAAAATTACCACTCACTGTAATTTTCAGAAATGTCATAATATGTCATGCTTGATCACACTTCTCTGCCGCACTCACCATGGTGTGGACCCAGTGTGCTGGGGGGTGTTTGGTGTATTTGACGGCCAGTTCAACGACGCCTTCCCTCTGCAGCAAACCTGGACTGGAGCACATGGAGAAACCTCCCACCTTCTCCACACCGGGGATGAAAAAATCCACCCTGCACACACAATGCCACAAAacacaatgaataaattaataaatttgTCAAGTAATTTATTGTTTAAGTGTCGGGGATGGCAACTGATAAGACTGTATTGATAGTTTGTATTGAAGTATCGATGGTTTAACTTAACTTTACCATGACAATCCTAAATCTAACCGTGGATGTGTTGTTTCAATATCATTATAGTGACTTAAATGTAttaggccctgtttacacctggtattaacatgcatccTAGGTGATCAGATGACAAGTGGACAACTTTAAGTACAGCTGTGAATGCACCAAATGCGTCCTCAATGTGTCTTGAGATAGATTGTTAAGACCACATTCAAAAGGGGCCTGGGCCGCATGTGGCCACATTATTTCAGCAGTGTGTAAACTAACGTGTCCTGGACCACCCACTTAGCTGACGTCCTTGCTTATCTGTCGCCCCATTGTAAAGAAAACGTTCTGTTGGTGCCGTTACACAACAGGCACAGAGCTGAAGGACTGTCTCTGGAACCGCTGTTCAACACGGACACCGAAACAGcttgactctgttgttaaaaccCGTTAATAACCttcaaatgattaaaatatctTTATTTGTTTAGCCTATTAATCTAATCTATGCACATAGCATCAACAGAGGggccgagggagggaaggagcgagAGATACTTTGTCAGCGTTATACACATCTTGTAaatgaaatgtctgtgttgttgctgcattttttaaacacatctgtTGCCTGCATCCAAGCACTATCTCCGTGTCACACattagactacaactaccacgAAGAACAGTGATGTGCtgtgatccacctcacacacaaactagcaaacaaaCGCTCACTTGACACAatcaagcagctctgtctctgACACATGCAGCACTGGATTACAGATGTGCCACTGTggtaatttcattcatctcacataCTGATTTAGCGTCGCACGTGCAATATAAAGACCGATGtcgcactgtagactaattaacagacagattaaacagtggagcagctctgtgtttctCTTAGTGCTGCTGGAGagcttgtgagtgagtgagttgggtgcagagtgtgagagaggagagatgcacactggtatgcgTTAACTTGACCCTATATATCGATATAAACAATAGCCTGTTCCAGAACCAAGCAGAGCAAAACCAAACCAGATGGAAAGTTGCCTGATAGTTTATACATAGTACAGCGTCCCAGTCCAACACCCAACGTGGTCGCACCTGTCCATCAACAAGCACAGCAGAGCACCCCCGGAGGAAAACAGCAATGCTTCACAGTTGGGCTAATGTTCCAACCAACACAATGACCCACTGTTACACTAGAGAGAGACACTGACTCCAAAACCCTCAGAGGCATCATAAATATGGATCGGCTGTGAAGACGCACACATATGTTCCGCCcacctccttcttctcctcctcctcctctcccacctGGAGACGAACAACTTCACAGTCCTTTTTCTCAGAAACACTGAAACTCAAGGATTTCCATCTATTTACATTCATTATCAGTTGCTGCGGGGCAACTGGCTGCCGGTTTTATATCTCACCACCGCCCACCTACAGTATGGGCTCGTGTGCATATACTGCATGTGCAGGGTACTAATTAACATTGGCAACACTGACCGACAGAcgcagaaaagaaaaagtctgtCTTCCTAGAATAAGTACTTAACATGCTATCAGGATTATAAGAGTCATCTGAAGTTAGCTTGAAAACTAAACTGTTTCCAAATGTGATGCACCAGTCAAAAAGAAGCCACTGTGTCTCAAGAACCTTTCAAGATTGAGTTACAAGTGTTCATGCAATCCAGTGCAAACAGCAGCTTACCCTCACAAAGCTATGAGCAAACTTGAGCTCAACCTTATTTGAGAAAGGCTTACATGCTGACTGTGATGTAGGACTGTAGACTAATGTTAACGGGAAAAGTTTTGTGAGAAAAGAAAACCACCAGCCCAACTGTTGGACAAATCACACACAATGCCACCACCCTGTGGTGACTGTGAACACTGCAGGCACTGTGAACGGACACCAGAGGGATGTTTCACTCTCCGGCAGTAACCAGGACATATTTGGCAGGATGTGCTTGTTTCTGTTTCGTGATTAAAGTGTTACTATGGTAACTTCTGCTTTGAGATTAAGGAGGCCAATGGGAACGACTGGGGGGTTCTCCCCCAAAAAATGTTGGGTTACCGGGGTAACCCTGGCTTTCTAGAACTGAATCAAGTATCCCACTATGAGAGGTACCTTCTGGCGTGACCAATAACGGAAGCTCTACTGCTACCACATCTGTCAGGAGACATATCAATCATCTAAATTGCACAGGGTGGCAGGCTGCTCCTCATTTAAAACCACCCATGGATCCTAAAACAGTATTCTCAAGCACAGACCATCACGGAGTTATGCCTCCATGAACTAGTCAAGTTGTAGTTACAgcttacatccatgtctgtccagactcaagtgtagccatgacagtaggcaatgcttcaaatatggatgttgccgCAAAGAGGctacatattttaaaacatggatgctttacacAATTTTTTACCCCGGCATCACAGAAGATCTGCACAATCAGCACATTTttaaggtgggcacccaagattagcaTCACCAAGCAGCACAGGGACGTAAAAACGCATCTAAGCCATAGGAGCTTTCTCACATCTCTGAGTCTCTTTAATCATCACGACCTGAGCTAAAATTTAAAGACGACCTAAGAACATGTGGCATTAGCTGTCAAAGCCAAAGCCTGTTGATTCAACAGCTGAGCCTCTCAACAATGCAGTTTAGCTAAAACATCACCTCTTTTGTGTCACAACACAATGTGACAATGTTCCTTAACctgataaaaaatgtttaatgagTTATGAAAAGTTAACACGAGTATCTACTCACCACTGTCCTGCTTTGAAGCTGAAGTCGGGATGGACAGCTAATCTTAAACGTTTCACAGTCTCTGACTCGTTTATGATGCCACATACTTGAGCTGGATACAGAGCCTGTGATACAGCCAGGCAAGTACACAAtaaatgtgtacacacacacacacacacacacacacacacacacacacacacacaggaacagaacagagttAAGGAGTGGGTTAAAAATCTTAGGATTGGCTGTTCAATGACTGTCAAAAAGTGGCACAGGTAATGGAAACAGTCGACTGAGTCAAGATTAATGCATTCAACTGTTTCAACTTACATTTTGTCTGTAGTTGTTCGCCGTTCTCTCTAAATGGTCCATTTGCCTTTTGGAGGACATGTTTCTTCTAGGAAAAAAAGAAGCCGTTTCTGTCATTTGCCTTGTCAAATATTTCCTAACGCTGCAAATGAAAAGCTACACAACAGCCATGTAAAGTGGACTTTGCCCTGAAGCAAGCATCAATaaacttaaagggccagttcacctATATTACAACCCACACCTATCTGTGtccatgcagatagttttggttttatgtggCTAAGGTTTGAGATGTTGGCAAAACCATCTGTGGCTACATGGTGTTAAGTGTAAGTGACCCTTTATgttaaagcacacacacaaatatttccCTGAGAAATGTCAAATTTTGGTTCCCTTGCTGTTGGTCTTCACAGATCATCAGAACTGAGCAGCCAGGACAGCACATTACAATAAACAGAGCCAGTGTTGTGCCAAAATCTGTGACCCTTTCCACTCTGTGATCTAAATAGGTTGTAAGTTGTATTGTCATTACATAAATGTTTTACCAtactttgtcattttctttattatGATAGGTCACAGAATGTGGTGACCCATCACATTCTATGAACTGAGAGGAGATTTTGTGGAACTCTGCTTCTgcaaatggatttttttaaaatcatacttAAAGGTTTCCcttagtatttttcaacctggaccattttccccatgtttttgtgtctgttgccctttttccaccaaaattagcgcGTCTGCAGGCTTTTTAAAGgcagaaaaatgcatttaaaattgCCGGTAGACTGTTTTTTCCAATGGCCATTAGACAAGtagtgtctgtctttg is part of the Epinephelus moara isolate mb chromosome 22, YSFRI_EMoa_1.0, whole genome shotgun sequence genome and harbors:
- the oxnad1 gene encoding oxidoreductase NAD-binding domain-containing protein 1 isoform X1 is translated as MLRTWGTLCDVTSVGWNLPDVVAMSVPCIFSSAGRSFSLPCPAAGLLCCRLLGPSSAIRRNMSSKRQMDHLERTANNYRQNALYPAQVCGIINESETVKRLRLAVHPDFSFKAGQWVDFFIPGVEKVGGFSMCSSPGLLQREGVVELAVKYTKHPPAHWVHTMCTVGSQVAMRVGGDFFFDPSPSDPSVDLLLVAGGVGINPLFSILLHTTDLLQLNHASGGRDYNIGSAHLCYSAKNTQELLFKSSIIEACREFPDKFSCDLHVTQQSTDVDSHLQPFINRGRITEEELQAHVDPQRTLCFLCGPPPMIEAFSKTLVDLGLPKDRILFEKWW
- the oxnad1 gene encoding oxidoreductase NAD-binding domain-containing protein 1 isoform X2, translated to MSVPCIFSSAGRSFSLPCPAAGLLCCRLLGPSSAIRRNMSSKRQMDHLERTANNYRQNALYPAQVCGIINESETVKRLRLAVHPDFSFKAGQWVDFFIPGVEKVGGFSMCSSPGLLQREGVVELAVKYTKHPPAHWVHTMCTVGSQVAMRVGGDFFFDPSPSDPSVDLLLVAGGVGINPLFSILLHTTDLLQLNHASGGRDYNIGSAHLCYSAKNTQELLFKSSIIEACREFPDKFSCDLHVTQQSTDVDSHLQPFINRGRITEEELQAHVDPQRTLCFLCGPPPMIEAFSKTLVDLGLPKDRILFEKWW